A window from Herbaspirillum sp. meg3 encodes these proteins:
- a CDS encoding Tn3 family transposase: MTGIHETAYPRLKAELSQEELTAVYTPSSTEIEFVFTQYRQAGPRTFLLIQLKLLQRLGYFVPLASVPPEIIEHICQQASLRRPLKRALLQYDQSGSKSQHHQRLRTYQGIRTVDKKAEQWLETQAMQAAQTKQELPDIINVLIEELVQRRYELPGFTFLFRLSRRCRNTVNDLIYKSIADGLDEQTAQRLDNILTARQGQSVWDGLKREPKQPNVREVTDFLQHIDSMIAMAQGLPNTQEIAATKREQLTLEARALDVAEMRALKPIKRYALAVLLIQTQLEKAMDDIAEIFIKSLRSLHNTAEERLRQYHLQQAEQTERLIGQFREVLSALNEDGTGDQRVARVDESLDGDYEKWINQCDEHMAYAGNNYYPFMLSGYTPKRSLFFKCLEALTLSSSSQDDSLLEAIAFLQKFRSSHREQLPCADSGIDELVLDWMPDKWRALVFGKRQNDSAPHFHRKYFELAVFSEVMDELKSGDLYVEHSGEYDDYRNHLVSWEEYEAEVQGYGELVGLPVEADIFVSEMKEQLQSLAKAVDKRFPENGHVDLDQTGIVIRRAERLKPPPELETVDQAITSEMSEASILDVLTETEQWLDLHKFFGPLSGFEAKIDDPRKRFITTLFCYGCNLGPVQTARSVKGLSRRQVAWLNLKHVTEQRLDKAIVKVINAYNRFSLPRYWGSGKSASADGTKWNVYEQNLLSEYHIRYGGYGGIGYYHVSDKYIALFSHFIPCGVYEAVYILDGLINNQSDIQPDTLHGDTQAQSTPVFGLAHLLGINLMPRIRNIKDLVFFKADRHDQYEHIGSLFRGNIDWELIARHLKDMLRVVISIKAGKIAPSTILRRLGTASRKNRLYYAFRELGRVVRTMFLLKYINDAELRKTINAATNKSEEFNDFVKWLFFGGDGIIAENIRHEQRKVIKYNQLVANMVILHNVHSMSRILKRLQAKGYVLTEEILRGMAPYRRSHINRFGEYPLDLDRVADPLDYKINFSF, from the coding sequence ATGACGGGCATTCATGAGACGGCGTATCCACGATTAAAGGCCGAACTCAGCCAGGAAGAACTTACGGCGGTGTACACCCCATCGTCAACCGAGATCGAGTTTGTTTTTACGCAATATCGGCAAGCTGGTCCAAGAACCTTCCTTCTCATTCAGCTAAAGCTACTGCAGCGGCTTGGTTATTTTGTTCCACTGGCATCGGTTCCACCGGAAATTATCGAACATATTTGCCAGCAGGCGAGCTTGAGGCGCCCACTGAAACGAGCGCTGTTGCAGTACGACCAGTCAGGTAGTAAGTCACAACATCATCAACGACTACGCACTTATCAGGGCATTCGCACGGTCGACAAAAAAGCCGAACAGTGGCTGGAAACGCAGGCGATGCAAGCCGCGCAAACCAAGCAGGAATTGCCCGATATTATTAATGTCTTGATTGAAGAACTGGTACAGAGACGGTATGAACTGCCGGGGTTCACCTTCTTGTTCCGTCTCTCCAGACGTTGCAGGAACACCGTCAACGATCTTATCTACAAGAGCATCGCAGACGGCCTCGACGAGCAGACCGCGCAGAGGCTTGACAATATTCTCACGGCTCGGCAAGGACAGAGTGTCTGGGATGGCTTAAAACGAGAGCCTAAGCAGCCGAACGTGCGCGAAGTGACCGACTTTTTGCAGCACATTGATAGCATGATCGCAATGGCGCAAGGGTTGCCCAATACTCAGGAAATTGCAGCGACAAAGCGGGAGCAACTGACCCTTGAGGCCAGGGCCTTGGATGTCGCCGAAATGCGGGCGCTGAAACCGATCAAGCGATATGCGCTGGCCGTCTTATTGATCCAGACCCAGCTCGAAAAAGCGATGGACGATATCGCTGAGATATTTATCAAATCGTTGCGGAGCTTACACAACACCGCAGAAGAACGGCTGCGTCAATACCACCTGCAGCAGGCAGAGCAAACTGAACGGTTGATAGGTCAGTTCCGCGAAGTGTTGAGCGCATTGAACGAGGATGGTACGGGAGATCAGCGGGTTGCACGAGTGGACGAATCGCTTGACGGTGACTATGAAAAATGGATCAACCAATGTGACGAGCACATGGCGTATGCCGGCAATAACTATTATCCATTCATGCTTAGTGGCTACACGCCGAAGCGCAGTTTGTTCTTCAAATGCCTAGAAGCACTGACCTTAAGCTCAAGCTCCCAAGATGACAGTCTGCTGGAAGCGATCGCGTTCCTTCAAAAATTCCGTTCCAGTCATCGAGAGCAGCTGCCATGCGCTGATTCCGGCATCGACGAGCTCGTACTAGATTGGATGCCTGATAAATGGCGTGCTCTGGTTTTCGGCAAACGGCAAAATGATTCAGCACCGCATTTCCATCGCAAGTACTTCGAACTGGCCGTGTTTTCGGAGGTCATGGACGAGCTGAAATCCGGCGACCTGTATGTGGAGCACAGCGGAGAATATGACGACTATCGTAACCACTTGGTAAGTTGGGAGGAATACGAAGCGGAAGTGCAAGGCTACGGAGAACTAGTGGGGCTGCCGGTCGAGGCCGATATCTTCGTGAGCGAAATGAAGGAGCAACTACAAAGTCTCGCCAAGGCAGTTGACAAGCGATTCCCGGAAAACGGGCATGTCGACCTAGACCAAACCGGTATCGTTATCCGCCGTGCGGAGCGCCTCAAGCCGCCGCCAGAACTCGAAACGGTTGATCAGGCGATCACGTCAGAAATGAGCGAGGCGAGCATCCTCGATGTGCTGACAGAAACCGAGCAATGGCTGGATCTGCATAAATTCTTCGGCCCGCTCTCAGGATTTGAAGCCAAGATTGACGATCCCCGGAAACGCTTCATTACAACCTTGTTTTGTTATGGATGCAATCTTGGCCCGGTGCAGACAGCGCGTTCCGTCAAGGGGCTGAGCCGCAGGCAGGTCGCCTGGCTGAACCTGAAGCACGTCACTGAGCAGCGTTTAGATAAGGCCATCGTCAAGGTCATTAACGCCTACAACCGTTTTTCGCTGCCGCGCTACTGGGGATCAGGCAAGAGCGCCTCGGCAGACGGTACGAAGTGGAATGTCTATGAGCAGAATTTGCTGTCCGAATACCATATTCGATATGGTGGTTACGGCGGGATCGGCTACTACCATGTCTCGGATAAATACATTGCGCTGTTCAGCCATTTCATACCTTGCGGCGTCTATGAAGCTGTCTACATTTTGGACGGCCTGATCAATAATCAATCAGATATCCAACCTGATACCTTGCATGGCGACACCCAGGCGCAAAGCACTCCCGTGTTCGGGCTTGCTCATCTGCTGGGCATCAATCTCATGCCTCGGATTCGCAATATTAAAGACCTGGTGTTTTTTAAGGCAGATCGTCATGACCAGTATGAGCACATCGGGAGCTTATTCAGGGGAAACATCGACTGGGAGCTGATCGCGCGACATTTGAAAGACATGTTGCGCGTGGTGATTTCCATCAAAGCTGGAAAGATTGCGCCATCGACAATCCTGCGGCGTTTGGGCACCGCGAGTCGCAAGAACCGGCTGTACTACGCGTTTCGGGAGCTTGGAAGAGTGGTGCGGACAATGTTTTTGCTGAAATACATCAATGACGCGGAATTACGCAAAACCATCAACGCAGCGACAAACAAGAGCGAGGAGTTCAATGACTTCGTTAAGTGGCTGTTTTTTGGTGGCGACGGCATCATTGCTGAAAATATCCGGCACGAGCAACGGAAGGTCATCAAATACAATCAGCTCGTGGCCAACATGGTCATTTTGCACAACGTGCACAGCATGTCCCGAATCTTGAAGCGCCTGCAGGCTAAAGGATACGTGCTAACAGAGGAGATTTTGAGGGGGATGGCTCCATATCGAAGAAGCCATATCAATCGTTTCGGGGAGTACCCATTGGATCTCGATAGGGTCGCAGATCCACTAGACTATAAAATCAATTTCTCTTTTTAA
- a CDS encoding VOC family protein translates to MSLHDTPIQSAASQNPASLDHLVINTHYDIDAAQSLLAGLGFTITPRGYHTLGSVNHLIVLAGGYLELIGQPRGSDKVRQEILDSPVGIDGLVYAVEDVQACHDEWGAMGLKTTPVQHFSRPVDVDGKAIDARFSTVRLLPGQFAAGRVYACRHLTPELVWRPEWMAHPNGVHGISGMLVVDKNPALATDDYGRMGRWGTDFSLEFTDTDSLPGRFGELAGYAPQREAFFAAIRFCGGDRKDIADRARSLGLPMREDAGRLTLALPAFQVLLEFAG, encoded by the coding sequence ATGAGTCTGCACGACACCCCAATACAATCCGCAGCCAGTCAGAATCCGGCTTCACTCGACCATCTGGTTATCAACACTCATTACGACATCGACGCCGCCCAGTCATTATTGGCTGGCCTGGGCTTCACCATCACTCCACGCGGCTATCACACCCTTGGATCAGTCAACCATCTGATCGTGCTTGCCGGCGGGTATCTGGAATTGATCGGCCAACCGCGCGGCAGCGACAAGGTGCGCCAGGAGATCCTGGATAGCCCGGTCGGCATCGATGGTCTGGTTTATGCCGTGGAAGATGTGCAAGCCTGCCACGACGAATGGGGGGCGATGGGGCTGAAGACGACACCGGTTCAGCATTTTTCGCGTCCGGTTGACGTTGACGGCAAGGCGATCGATGCGCGGTTTTCTACGGTCCGGCTGTTGCCCGGACAATTTGCGGCAGGCCGTGTTTATGCTTGCCGTCATCTGACGCCGGAGTTGGTCTGGCGGCCGGAATGGATGGCGCATCCTAATGGCGTGCACGGCATTTCCGGCATGCTGGTAGTGGACAAGAATCCTGCGCTGGCAACGGACGATTATGGCCGCATGGGGCGTTGGGGCACCGATTTCTCGCTGGAGTTCACGGATACGGATAGTTTGCCGGGGCGATTTGGTGAACTCGCCGGGTATGCTCCGCAGCGCGAGGCGTTTTTTGCAGCGATCCGTTTTTGTGGCGGTGATCGCAAGGATATCGCCGACCGGGCGCGATCGCTTGGGTTGCCGATGCGAGAAGATGCCGGCAGGCTTACGCTGGCACTGCCGGCGTTTCAGGTCTTGCTTGAATTCGCTGGATAA
- a CDS encoding bifunctional aspartate transaminase/aspartate 4-decarboxylase — MDFSDPAKLSLLSPFELKDALIQTALQSNKLMLNAGRGNPNFLATTPRHGFFQFGLFAMSEAERSYIYMDGVGGFPKREGIEARFELFAKNHAGVPGIRFIEAAVSYVRDQLGMSAGDFIYEMCEAILGCNYPVPDRMLRMTERIVGNYLHKEMIGTHPFVGHFDMYAVEGGTAAMTYLFGSLKANHVIKEGDTIALGMPIFTPYIEIPHLSEFNLVELVIDAPQSNNWQYTKKELDKLLDPKVKAFFLVNPSNPPSVKIDDKTLAYIAEIVKQRPDLIILTDDVYATFADNFTSLFAICPYNTILVYSFSKYFGATGWRMGVVATHKHNVIDELISQLPEKTALQLDERYSSITTAPRTIKFIDRLVADSRTVALNHTAGLSTPVQAQMSLFSLFSLMDEAGTYKAAMKRIVLRRKEALYRELGLPMPYDANSVRYYHLLDMELLAAQMHGEEFSKWLLKRMKPNEALFRLAEETGVILLPGKGFGATHPSGRVSLANLNEYDYANIGRAIRKMASEYFAIFEKEKGGAKSKTAKGEKAVKPAKTVKAKK, encoded by the coding sequence ATGGATTTTAGCGACCCAGCAAAGCTTTCCCTGTTGAGCCCATTCGAACTCAAAGACGCGTTGATACAAACCGCGCTGCAAAGCAATAAGCTCATGCTCAACGCCGGCCGCGGCAATCCCAATTTTCTCGCCACCACGCCACGTCATGGCTTCTTCCAGTTCGGTCTGTTCGCCATGTCCGAAGCTGAGCGCTCCTATATCTATATGGACGGCGTCGGCGGTTTCCCAAAACGCGAAGGTATCGAGGCTCGCTTCGAACTGTTTGCCAAAAACCACGCCGGCGTGCCCGGCATCCGCTTCATTGAAGCCGCCGTGTCCTACGTGCGCGATCAGCTCGGCATGTCGGCCGGCGACTTCATCTATGAGATGTGTGAAGCCATCCTCGGCTGCAACTATCCCGTGCCGGACCGTATGCTGCGCATGACCGAACGCATCGTCGGCAATTACCTGCACAAGGAAATGATCGGCACGCATCCTTTCGTCGGCCACTTCGACATGTACGCGGTGGAAGGCGGTACCGCCGCGATGACCTATCTGTTCGGCAGTCTCAAGGCCAATCACGTCATCAAGGAAGGCGACACGATTGCCCTCGGCATGCCGATCTTCACGCCCTACATCGAGATTCCGCACCTGTCCGAATTCAACCTGGTTGAGCTGGTGATTGACGCGCCGCAATCCAACAACTGGCAATACACCAAGAAAGAACTCGACAAGCTCCTCGATCCCAAGGTCAAGGCTTTCTTCCTGGTCAACCCGAGTAATCCGCCATCGGTCAAGATCGACGACAAGACGCTGGCTTATATCGCCGAGATCGTTAAACAACGTCCCGACCTGATCATCCTCACCGACGACGTCTACGCCACCTTCGCCGACAACTTCACCTCGCTGTTTGCGATCTGCCCGTACAACACGATCCTGGTGTATTCGTTCTCCAAGTACTTCGGCGCGACCGGTTGGCGCATGGGCGTGGTCGCCACGCACAAACACAACGTCATCGACGAACTGATCTCCCAACTTCCTGAGAAAACAGCTCTCCAGCTCGACGAGCGCTACAGCTCCATCACCACGGCGCCACGGACGATCAAATTCATCGATCGACTTGTTGCCGACAGCCGCACCGTGGCGCTGAATCACACGGCGGGTCTGTCGACGCCGGTGCAGGCGCAGATGAGCCTGTTCTCGCTGTTCTCGCTGATGGACGAGGCCGGCACTTACAAGGCCGCAATGAAGCGCATCGTCCTGCGCCGCAAAGAAGCGCTCTACCGGGAGCTGGGTCTGCCCATGCCGTACGACGCCAACTCCGTGCGTTACTACCATCTGCTCGACATGGAATTGCTGGCCGCGCAAATGCATGGCGAAGAATTTTCCAAGTGGTTGCTCAAGCGGATGAAACCCAACGAAGCATTGTTCCGCCTGGCGGAAGAAACCGGCGTGATCCTGCTGCCTGGCAAAGGCTTTGGCGCGACACATCCATCCGGCCGCGTCTCCCTGGCCAATCTCAACGAATACGACTACGCCAATATCGGCCGCGCGATCAGAAAGATGGCCTCGGAGTATTTCGCGATATTTGAGAAAGAGAAGGGTGGCGCTAAAAGCAAAACCGCGAAGGGAGAGAAGGCAGTAAAACCCGCCAAGACGGTCAAAGCCAAAAAATAG
- the aspT gene encoding aspartate-alanine antiporter, with translation MEWLHHLFARSPEIALFLSLAVGYYVGKIQFGKFQLGGVAGSLLVAVLVSQVGVSVDPGVKSVLFALFIYAVGYESGPQFFNSLGKQSIREIILAAVLAITGLATVVIMAKLFGLDKGLAAGVAAGGLTQSAIIGTAGDAIAKLGLAADEVKRLQGNVAVGYAVTYVFGSFGAILVCVNLLPRLMGRSIKEDAVRAEAAMQSGVQVLAPGQQEAAPDLIGRIYQIGDHTNLTIEQLEKEHAAHGITIERLKRGGKIIEVAPELPLEAGDIVLAVGRRQAMINVEPIFSKELYGIEGMELTVERRDVVLSNKEYHNRTVGDIRINTALQVKHGIYVVQLTRMGKVLPLQEKTVVQIGDVVSVFGAEQDVKRVSSLIGYALVPSAKTDFVYLGAGLVVGLLVGLLTARVGSIPLTLGSGGGALLSGLLFGWLRAKRQTFGAMPTAAVQILKDLGLAGFVVVVGLSSGLQAVQTVKAQGLTLFGIGVVVTILPLVLTMLIGRYILRYENTAVFAGALSGSRSANPAFGEVLDKAENAIPTVPFAITYALANVFLTLLGPLIVALV, from the coding sequence ATGGAATGGCTACACCATTTGTTTGCACGCTCTCCCGAGATTGCCTTATTTCTATCCCTTGCCGTCGGCTATTACGTCGGCAAGATCCAGTTCGGAAAATTTCAACTCGGCGGCGTAGCAGGTTCGCTGCTGGTCGCCGTGCTGGTCAGCCAGGTCGGCGTGAGTGTCGATCCCGGCGTGAAGTCGGTGCTGTTTGCGCTCTTCATCTACGCAGTCGGCTATGAAAGCGGACCGCAATTTTTCAACTCGCTGGGCAAGCAGTCGATACGTGAAATCATCCTCGCCGCCGTGCTGGCCATCACCGGCCTGGCGACGGTGGTCATCATGGCAAAACTGTTCGGTCTCGACAAAGGGCTGGCTGCCGGTGTCGCCGCCGGAGGTCTGACGCAGTCGGCCATCATCGGTACCGCCGGTGACGCCATTGCCAAACTCGGACTTGCTGCCGATGAAGTTAAACGCCTGCAAGGCAACGTCGCCGTCGGCTATGCCGTGACCTATGTGTTCGGCTCGTTCGGCGCGATTCTGGTGTGCGTGAATCTGCTGCCCAGGCTGATGGGGCGCAGCATCAAAGAAGATGCCGTACGCGCCGAAGCCGCCATGCAATCGGGTGTGCAAGTACTCGCACCGGGCCAGCAAGAAGCTGCGCCTGATCTGATCGGACGGATTTATCAGATCGGTGACCACACCAATCTCACCATCGAGCAGCTGGAAAAAGAACACGCCGCCCACGGCATCACCATCGAACGCCTCAAGCGCGGCGGCAAGATCATCGAGGTTGCGCCCGAGTTGCCATTGGAAGCGGGTGACATCGTACTTGCCGTCGGCCGCCGCCAGGCAATGATCAATGTGGAGCCGATTTTCAGCAAAGAGCTGTACGGCATTGAAGGCATGGAGCTGACCGTGGAACGCCGCGATGTCGTGCTCTCCAATAAGGAGTATCACAACCGCACTGTTGGCGACATCCGTATCAACACCGCATTGCAGGTAAAGCATGGCATCTATGTCGTGCAGCTCACGCGCATGGGCAAGGTATTGCCGCTGCAGGAGAAAACCGTCGTCCAGATTGGCGACGTGGTGTCGGTGTTCGGGGCCGAGCAAGACGTCAAACGCGTTTCTTCGCTGATCGGCTACGCCCTCGTACCGAGTGCAAAAACCGACTTTGTCTATCTCGGCGCCGGTCTGGTCGTGGGCCTGCTGGTCGGCTTGCTGACGGCGCGCGTCGGCTCGATTCCGTTGACGCTTGGCAGCGGTGGCGGGGCATTGTTGTCTGGTTTGCTGTTCGGCTGGCTGCGGGCAAAACGACAGACCTTCGGCGCGATGCCGACAGCGGCGGTACAGATTCTCAAGGATCTTGGTCTGGCCGGCTTTGTCGTCGTGGTCGGTTTGTCGTCCGGCTTGCAGGCCGTGCAAACCGTCAAGGCGCAGGGATTGACCTTGTTCGGTATCGGCGTGGTTGTCACCATCTTGCCGCTGGTTCTGACGATGCTGATTGGACGCTACATCCTGCGTTATGAAAACACAGCCGTATTCGCCGGTGCGCTCAGTGGCTCGCGCAGCGCCAATCCAGCCTTCGGCGAAGTCCTCGACAAGGCCGAGAACGCCATCCCGACCGTTCCCTTCGCCATCACTTACGCGCTGGCCAATGTCTTCCTGACCTTGCTGGGGCCGCTGATTGTGGCGCTGGTGTAA